The following coding sequences lie in one Caproicibacterium argilliputei genomic window:
- a CDS encoding 4Fe-4S dicluster domain-containing protein produces the protein MRGIHSSVTDIRRQVFTAVARLAYEGGDYSRIEEIPYKIVPGERASYRNSIFLERAIVGERLRLAIGLPLRSVEQHAPISDGIVESAIAEKYYDPPLVNVIKFACNACPEKSVHITDMCQNCLEHPCREVCPKHAISGENGRSVIDQDLCIKCGRCVTVCPYNAIIKIERPCAAACGMDAISSDELGHATINYDRCVSCGQCLVSCPFGAISDKGQIFQVVHAIKQPGEIYAAVAPAFVGQFGPKMTPEKLRGALRELGFTDVEEVAVGADLCTIEEAHDFLDNVPDKLPFLATSCCPAWSVMAKKEFPEYEKCISMALTPMVLTARRLKKVHPGCKVVFIGPCAAKKLEASRRSIRSDVDFVLTFEEVMGMFEAKNVDLSGDLPETELNEATAAGRGFAVSGGVANAVVEAIKKIDPEREVKVQAAQGLRDCRQMLRLAKAGKLNGYLLEGMACPGGCVAGAGTLQPVAKSTAMVKIYTNKADKKNALDSKYREIADKLN, from the coding sequence ATTAGAGGAATTCACTCTTCCGTTACGGACATTCGCCGTCAGGTTTTTACCGCAGTGGCACGCTTGGCCTATGAAGGGGGCGACTATTCCCGTATCGAAGAGATACCCTACAAAATTGTTCCCGGCGAGCGTGCCAGCTACCGCAACAGTATTTTTCTGGAACGCGCCATCGTCGGTGAGCGCCTGCGCCTGGCCATCGGTTTGCCGCTGCGCTCTGTTGAGCAGCATGCGCCGATTTCCGACGGTATTGTGGAAAGTGCGATTGCGGAAAAATACTACGATCCGCCGTTGGTCAACGTAATTAAATTTGCCTGCAACGCCTGTCCGGAAAAATCTGTGCATATCACGGATATGTGCCAGAACTGTCTTGAACATCCCTGCCGCGAGGTGTGCCCGAAGCACGCCATCTCCGGAGAAAACGGCAGAAGCGTGATTGACCAGGATCTGTGTATTAAATGCGGGCGCTGTGTGACAGTGTGTCCTTACAACGCGATTATTAAAATCGAGCGGCCCTGTGCGGCGGCCTGCGGCATGGATGCGATTTCTTCTGATGAACTGGGCCATGCCACCATCAACTATGACCGGTGCGTGTCGTGCGGGCAGTGCTTGGTTAGCTGTCCGTTTGGCGCGATTAGTGACAAAGGACAGATTTTTCAGGTGGTTCATGCCATTAAGCAGCCCGGCGAGATTTATGCGGCAGTCGCGCCGGCATTTGTGGGGCAATTCGGCCCGAAGATGACACCGGAAAAACTGCGCGGCGCTCTGCGGGAGCTTGGCTTCACCGATGTGGAGGAAGTGGCTGTGGGGGCTGACCTTTGCACCATTGAAGAGGCACATGATTTTCTGGACAATGTTCCGGACAAGCTGCCTTTCCTTGCGACTTCCTGCTGCCCGGCGTGGTCGGTGATGGCAAAGAAGGAATTTCCGGAGTACGAGAAATGCATTTCCATGGCATTGACGCCGATGGTGCTGACCGCCCGCCGGCTCAAAAAGGTGCACCCAGGCTGTAAGGTAGTCTTTATCGGGCCGTGTGCCGCGAAAAAACTGGAGGCAAGCCGGCGCTCCATTCGCAGCGATGTGGACTTTGTCCTGACCTTTGAAGAGGTCATGGGGATGTTTGAAGCTAAGAACGTTGACCTTTCCGGCGATCTTCCGGAAACGGAGCTGAACGAAGCAACAGCGGCGGGGCGCGGCTTTGCGGTCAGCGGCGGTGTTGCTAATGCGGTGGTGGAGGCTATTAAGAAAATTGATCCAGAGCGCGAAGTCAAGGTGCAGGCGGCGCAGGGACTGCGCGACTGCCGGCAGATGCTTCGCCTGGCAAAGGCGGGAAAGCTGAACGGCTACCTGCTGGAGGGAATGGCGTGCCCGGGCGGCTGTGTTGCGGGTGCCGGCACCTTGCAGCCGGTGGCAAAGTCGACGGCAATGGTAAAAATATACACGAACAAAGCAGATAAGAAAAACGCACTTGACAGCAAGTACAGGGAGATTGCCGATAAGCTCAACTGA